In the genome of Neodiprion pinetum isolate iyNeoPine1 chromosome 2, iyNeoPine1.2, whole genome shotgun sequence, one region contains:
- the LOC124212254 gene encoding jerky protein homolog-like: MTETLKKRKRSDCSVQVEENVTESPPQSDINLNKEVAVTKRNRYTFEEKKKILEECKTPNSRELCAKYGLNKSVLRKWRSNQEKVKNAAKTSHSKTLKKVSETNERDAELFTWLSDCRCKGIAVSGPMLCRQALVINSRIGGPENFKASHGWLEKWKRRTHIKNLKITGEKLSADVEAANVYKAEFAEMVATKKLERSQVFNMDESGLMYKSTPKRTFVAADQAQAAGGKKQLERVTIATCSNADGSFMLPLILIGKSKHPRCLRNVNKDELPVWYRSPTNAWINKEIFEEWFTDVFVPKVESFLNSKNLPKTVVLLVDNCQSHRYVKINDIEVNFFPPNVTSLIQPMDQGIIQTVKLHYEINLVNAIVEAQNENVTLIEFLKTIDVHKVIFWIADAWKKIKPTTIQKCWKNLWPKEIRDASTQTDEDSFIIDNLDMSVGTDVTFKSLTADDRDVTELLNLMKKVDGYEEVDATTVLNYGPKPPVPECPVVGVQQERNDLKAHVEEDSDNSNEDLTEVHRPQYDIYQPFVVACYCGDAKPHDMSNYFQDFIDEINKLQRRGIIINGKTYKVTIKYFICNGRARVLLKNVKCHGGYSAYDANHHDGIGLLLDIDPPIDM; the protein is encoded by the exons ATGaccgaaacgttgaaaaagcGTAAGAGATCAGACTGCAGTGTACAAGTCGAAGAGAATGTTACGGAATCTCCGCCACAAAGTGATATTAATTTAAACAAAGAGGTTGCTGTGACCAAACGTAATCGATATACgtttgaagaaaagaagaaaattttggaagAGTGTAAAACCCCGAACTCTCGAGAACTCTGTGCGAAATACGGCTTGAATAAAAGTGTTCTCAGAAAATGGAGATCCAATCAGGAGAAAGTAAAGAATGCCGCCAAAACGAGCCATtcgaaaacattgaaaaaagtttcagaaaCAAATGAACGTGACGCCGAATTATTCACGTGGCTTTCTGATTGTCGTTGCAAAGGCATTGCAGTTTCTGGACCAATGCTATGCCGACAAGCTCTCGTGATAAACTCTCGAATCGGCGGAccagaaaatttcaaagcaagcCACGGGTGGCTAGAGAAATGGAAGAGACGAACCcacattaaaaatttaaaaatcaccG GGGAGAAACTATCAGCCGATGTGGAAGCAGCTAATGTGTATAAAGCAGAATTTGCTGAAATGGTGGCtacaaaaaaacttgaaaggTCCCAAGTTTTCAATATGGACGAGAGTGGGCTAATGTATAAAAGTACCCCCAAGAGGACATTTGTTGCAGCTGATCAGGCACAAGCTGCTGGTGGGAAAAAACAGTTGGAACGGGTTACTATAGCCACGTGTTCTAATGCCGATGGCTCTTTCATGTTGCCTCTAATCTTGATTGGAAAATCAAAGCACCCACGCTGTCTGAGGAACGTGAATAAGGATGAATTGCCAGTTTGGTACCGCAGTCCGACAAACGCGTGGATAAATAAAGAGATTTTTGAGGAATGGTTCACAGATGTTTTTGTTCCAAAAGTTGAAAGTTTTCTCAACTCCAAGAACTTACCAAAGACGGTAGTACTTCTCGTCGACAATTGTCAATCTCATCGATACGtaaaaattaacgacatcgaagtaaatttttttccgccaAATGTCACCTCTCTGATTCAACCTATGGACCAAGGCATTATCCAAACCGTCAAATTACATTACGAGATTAACCTCGTAAATGCAATCGTTGAGGCTCAAAATGAAAACGTGACGCTGATCGAGTTTTTGAAGACAATTGACGTGCACAAAGTGATTTTCTGGATTGCTGATGCATGGAAAAAGATCAAACCCACAACGATCCAGAAATGCTGGAAAAACTTATGGCCCAAAGAAATCAGAGATGCGTCGACTCAAACGGACGAGGACTCTTTTATTATCGATAATCTCGATATGTCTGTGGGCACTGACGTCACCTTTAAATCACTAACTGCAGACGATCGAGACGTAACCGAGCTATTGAATCTCATGAAAAAAGTCGACGGATATGAAGAGGTAGACGCAACAACGGTATTAAATT ATGGTCCTAAACCACCAGTTCCAGAATGCCCAGTTGTAGGCGTGCAACaagaaagaaacgatcttaaaGCACACGTGGAAGAAGACAGTGATAATTCGAATGAAGATTTAACAGA AGTGCACCGCCCACAGTATGATATCTACCAACCATTTGTCGTAGCATGTTACTGCGGAGATGCTAAACCTCATGACATGTCAAATTATTTCCAAGACTTCATTGATGAAATCAATAAACTCCAGAGACGTGGGATTATCATAAATGGAAAGACATACAAAGTGaccataaaatattttatttgcaatGGTCGAGCTCGAGTACTACTGAAGAATGTTAAATGCCACGGGGGCTACAGTGCAT ATGATGCAAACCACCATGATGGAATCGGTCTCTTATTGGATATAGATCCTCCAATTGACATGTAA
- the LOC124212086 gene encoding uncharacterized protein, which yields MGCHEPLNNNNSDFEDAEIHCPKQTGKYLNIQEQSEDDAESECSLATNTLATATLPHTNNTASINPKQHNSNPQVTHAHREMPAKKVIQPKNVDPDLESCMRKTNMNEPTISLDNEDFRTYQRFVIRSFTMLKAKINNVIDVVEVMSKKLDGIKCTDNIPDANQEADNPELEVMNLFPICHVKMLQRVEKELTNNAMKQKLMTALLKIGGSDYKNTTTRLMERLFSNYVAEKFSWVGSKGKRIFSTLHLCRVILDVVGKASTTNLVTEDMIAKVIKDWLRHAKERLSREKPPLSLHTDAEENSAREPDAEVELNVPGVAEGTDYSN from the exons ATGGGATGTCACGAGCCATTGAACAATAACAACTCAGATTTCGAGGATGCGGAAATCCATTGCCCCAAGCAGACTGGCAAATATCTTAATATCCAAGAGCAATCAGAAGACGATGCTGAATCAGAATGTTCACTTGCTACAAACACACTTGCAACGGCAACTCTTCCACATACTAACAATACAGCGTCAATCAATCCTAAACAACATAACAGTAATCCACAAGTTACACACGCACATAGGGAAATGCCAGCCAAGAAAGTAATACAACCCAAAAATGTTGATCCAGATTTGGAAAGCTGTATGCGGAAGACAAATATGAATGAACCTACTATATCTCTTGACAAtgaag atttcaGAACTTATCAACGCTTTGTCATACGCTCTTTCACTATGCTGAAAGCCAAAATCAATAATGTTATTGATGTTGTGGAGGTGATGAGTAAGAAGCTAGATGGTATAAAATGTACTGATAATATTCCGGATGCGAATCAAGAAGCTGATAACCCCGAACTTGAAGTCATGAATCTTTTCCCAATTTGCCATGTAAAAATGTTGCAAAGAGTAGAAAAAGAATTAACGAACAATgcgatgaaacaaaaattg ATGACAGCATTACTAAAAATCGGTGGAAGTGATTACAAAAACACTACCACTAGATTGATGGAACGGCTTTTCAGCAATTATGTAGCTGAGAAATTTAGCTGGGTCGGgtcaaaaggaaaaagaattttttcaacacttcATTTGTGTCGTGTTATTCTAG ATGTTGTCGGGAAAGCATCGACCACAAATTTGGTCACAGAAGATATGATTGCGAAAGTCATTAAAGATTGGTTACGGCACGCGAAGGAACGATTGTCACGAGAGAAACC GCCCCTATCTTTGCACACAGATGCAGAAGAAAACTCCGCCAGAGAACCAGATGCCGAAGTAGAACTTAACGTTCCTGGAGTAGCTGAAGGGACTGATTATTCCAACTA a
- the LOC138190381 gene encoding octapeptide-repeat protein T2-like — translation MSNAGGQKEGANREEEEKKKGRPGAVAALGRDRRHSLGSTATVLDLWKRKREEKGEKGEEDVDEMQERERVFGKSRKVHRSPEGKTGEEGKAEGGGIQDMLRLIREELKIGLEEVKGQGRGIREEMEKMKGEVTRREEQWEIERGEMKEMIRDLGKRLEEV, via the coding sequence ATGAGTAACGCGGGTGGCCAAAAAGAAGGGGCGAAcagggaagaggaggagaaaaagaaaggtaggCCGGGGGCAGTAGCAGCGTTAGGGAGGGATAGGAGGCATAGCCTGGGATCGACGGCGACGGTGCTAGACTTATGGAAGAGAAAGCGGGAGGAGAAAGGGGAAAAAGGGGAGGAGGATGTAGACGAGATgcaggaaagagaaagagtatTTGGGAAAAGCAGGAAAGTGCATCGGTCGCCGGAGGGTAAGACAGGGGAGGAAGGGAAGGCAGAGGGAGGGGGTATACAGGATATGCTAAGGTTGATTAGGGAAGAGCTAAAGATAGGTCTGGAGGAGGTcaaagggcagggaagggggatcagggaagaaatggaaaagatGAAAGGCGAAGTGACTAGAAGGGAAGAGCAGTGGGAAATAGAGAGGGGGGAGATGAAGGAAATGATAAGGGATCTAGGTAAAAGACTAGAAGAGGTATAA
- the LOC138190380 gene encoding uncharacterized protein has protein sequence MPKEKTLKPVRKISERQLRRQVNEESSLEYLNIFQRNDANMDEMRLISSSDNNASVLSETSDFASCAEKNIFSENVRESCYISDKNHENATHPDESIVAEEPYNEPEVWYSSDSSESSELATADNESVYVEKPPVPTSEDYNLQSFLAQWAVCNRIPHVAISSLLKKLRQHPCHSHLPSDPRTLLKTPRSTITTDVHPGKYIHLGLARGLNQLLVKYSSEIDTDIELAIGIDGFPISKSSRGSLWPILGSIVGFNDVFMIGAYYGNEKPGVAGDFMRDFIQEAKDLCENGLSFQDTLYTCSIKFFVCDAPAKSFVLNVKGCTGYSSCTKCTIKGTYANGRICFPELTARERTDTDFRNKTDDDYHAGDCCLEEIPRFDIIKNVPLDYMHLVCLGVVRKLLYLWLFGDLKYRLPHRNVFSISNALEKLKGFIPLEFARKPRYLDFVKQWKATEYRQLLLYTGPIVLKDVLPYDVYMNFLTLHVAIRILCSTNTTSLFNYAHDLLKHFVTSFMILYGRHSASHNIHGLIHIVQDVKNLGILDSFSAFKFENYMQTLKRLLRKSDKPLQQIFRRYVEIENSSESTTSKKRSCKFEVLTQSSHYDGPLPDGCENPQYKIVNYSDFKLKVDSLADNCCGLVNGEIILVKNIVYDSRKGILVLTGNEYEEKNNFYTEPCDSSSLDMVSWKTVRVENMAFRRCSPKVREIAIWIQQLRGFSDATCRT, from the coding sequence ATGCCCaaagaaaaaactttgaaGCCTGTCCGGAAAATATCTGAGCGTCAACTCCGGCGGCAGGTCAATGAGGAAAGTTCACTAGAGTACCTAAACATTTTCCAACGTAATGATGCGAATATGGATGAAATGCGACTGATATCTTCTTCTGATAATAATGCTTCCGTGTTGTCAGAAACATCAGATTTTGCAAGCTGCGCTGAGAAGAATATATTCAGTGAAAATGTAAGAGAATCTTGTTATATCTCTgataaaaatcatgaaaacGCCACACATCCAGATGAATCCATTGTGGCTGAAGAGCCATATAACGAACCAGAAGTTTGGTATTCATCTGACTCATCGGAGAGCAGCGAGTTAGCTACTGCTGACAATGAGTCAGTATATGTTGAAAAGCCTCCTGTACCTACGTCTGAGGATTACAACCTGCAATCTTTTCTTGCTCAGTGGGCGGTATGCAACAGAATTCCACATGTGGCTATATCGTCGTTATTGAAGAAGCTAAGGCAGCATCCATGTCATTCGCACTTACCATCTGATCCCAGAACTCTACTAAAAACACCAAGGTCTACGATTACAACGGATGTTCACCCaggaaaatatattcatctAGGCCTTGCTCGTGGATTGAATCAATTACTTGTCAAGTATTCAAGTGAAATAGATACCGATATTGAGTTAGCCATTGGTATTGATGGTTTCCCCATATCAAAGTCGTCCAGGGGTTCTCTATGGCCGATTCTGGGATCAATCGTTGGGTTTAATGATGTATTTATGATTGGAGCATATTATGGCAATGAAAAGCCTGGTGTCGCCGGCGACTTCATGCGAGATTTTATACAAGAAGCTAAAGACCTATGTGAAAATGGATTATCGTTTCAGGATACGTTGTACACGTGCAGTATAAAATTCTTTGTATGCGATGCTCCAGCGAAGTCGTTTGTTTTGAATGTCAAAGGATGTACTGGGTATTCTAGTTGCACAAAATGTACAATTAAAGGTACCTATGCCAATGGACGCATCTGCTTTCCAGAATTAACTGCACGGGAAAGAACCGATACAGATTTTAGAAACAAAACGGACGATGATTATCATGCAGGAGATTGTTGCCTTGAAGAAATTCCACGTTTTGACATCATCAAAAATGTACCATTGGACTATATGCATCTAGTCTGCTTGGGAGTTGTGCGAAAGCTTCTTTACTTGTGGTTATTTGGGGACCTAAAATACCGTTTGCCACATCgcaatgttttttcaatttcaaatgcTTTAGAAAAACTCAAGGGGTTTATCCCTTTAGAATTTGCACGGAAGCCACGGTATCTTGATTTTGTGAAACAGTGGAAAGCCACAGAATATAGACAGCTCTTGTTATATACTGGTCCAATTGTTCTGAAAGATGTATTGCCATATGATgtttacatgaattttttgacACTTCACGTTGCAATAAGAATTTTGTGCAGCACCAATACAACTTCACTTTTCAACTATGCTCACGACCTACTCAAACATTTCGTTACATCATTTATGATACTTTATGGAAGGCACAGCGCAAGTCACAATATTCACGGCCTCATCCACATTGTACAAGATGTTAAGAATTTGGGTATTTTGGATAGCTTCAGTGCCTTCAAGTTTGAGAATTATATGCAAACTTTAAAGAGACTACTAAGGAAAAGTGATAAACCGTTGCAACAAATTTTTAGGCGCTATGTTGAAATAGAAAACAGCTCAGAAAGTACCACATCAAAAAAACGAAGTTGTAAATTCGAAGTACTCACACAGTCTTCTCATTACGATGGGCCATTGCCAGACGGCTGTGAGAATCCACAATATAAGATTGTTAACTATTCAGACTTTAAATTAAAAGTGGACAGCTTGGCGGACAACTGTTGCGGTTTAGTGAATGGGGAAataattttggtgaaaaatattgtgtatgACTCACGTAAAGGCATACTTGTTTTAACAGGAAATGAGtatgaggaaaaaaacaatttttacactGAACCATGCGACTCTTCATCACTTGATATGGTCAGTTGGAAAACTGTCAGAGTTGAAAACATGGCCTTTAGAAGATGTTCGCCAAAAGTACGTGAGATTGCCATATGGATCCAACAACTTCGCGGTTTTTCCGATGCTACATGTAGAACTTAA